One segment of Haloplanus natans DSM 17983 DNA contains the following:
- a CDS encoding DUF7127 family protein → MVRQQYAGEDERFVRRYDYDDEWVIAADLGVDGDRLDVDVVGETAIVLVDEETAMEFDLPGTVESVDTNNGVLVVRGSQ, encoded by the coding sequence ATGGTGAGACAGCAATACGCTGGTGAGGACGAGCGGTTCGTCCGCCGGTACGACTACGACGACGAGTGGGTGATCGCCGCAGACCTGGGCGTCGACGGCGATCGTCTCGACGTCGACGTCGTCGGCGAGACGGCCATCGTCCTTGTCGACGAGGAGACTGCGATGGAGTTCGATCTCCCCGGTACGGTCGAAAGTGTTGACACGAACAACGGCGTACTCGTGGTGAGGGGTAGCCAATGA
- a CDS encoding CDC48 family AAA ATPase gives MKLVVKPLKQKDAGRGLAAIDRAAVSEMGLEVGDYIRIEGKEGTAIARVWPGHPEDQGAGVIRIDGQLRQQANVGIDDRVEVEKADVKPAERVTVALPQQIGIRGDIGHYLRDKLTDKPITKGQTLRVPFGFGFMSGRQSQALPLKVADTSPSGTVVVTDSTEITVSEKPAEQIRETGGEGGAETPDVTYEDIGGLDRELEQVREMIELPMRHPELFRRLGIDPPKGVLLHGPPGTGKTLIAKAVANEIDAHFHTISGPEIMSKYYGESEEQLRDAFEEAEENAPAIVFIDEIDSIAPKRGEAGGDVERRVVAQLLSLMDGLEERGEVVVIGATNRVDAIDPALRRGGRFDREIEIGVPDRDGRREILQVHTRNMPLTDDVDIDAFAESTHGFVGADIEGLAKEAAMNALRRIRPQIDLEEEEIDAEILENLEVDQDDFQEAMKGIEPSALREVFVEVPDVTWEDVGGLEDTKERLRETIQWPLDYPEVFEAMDMESAKGVLMYGPPGTGKTLLAKAVANEAESNFISIKGPELLDKYVGESEKGVREIFSKARENAPTVIFFDEIDAIATERGRNTGDSGVSERVVSQLLTELDGLETLEDVVVIATSNRPDLIDSALLRPGRLDRHVHVPVPDEEARRAIFEVHTRGKPLADDVDLDSLARRTENYVGADVEAVCREASMAASREFINSVSPEEIGESLGNVRITMDHFEQALDEVTASVTDDTRERYREIEKRFTNEDPEVGPETEASRTFH, from the coding sequence ATGAAACTCGTAGTCAAACCACTGAAACAGAAAGACGCCGGCCGCGGACTGGCCGCCATCGACCGCGCCGCGGTCTCGGAGATGGGCCTGGAGGTCGGCGATTATATTCGCATCGAAGGAAAAGAGGGCACCGCCATCGCGCGCGTCTGGCCCGGTCATCCCGAGGATCAGGGTGCGGGCGTCATTCGCATCGACGGTCAGCTTCGTCAGCAGGCGAACGTCGGCATCGACGACCGGGTCGAGGTCGAGAAAGCCGACGTGAAGCCGGCCGAGCGGGTGACGGTCGCGCTCCCCCAGCAGATCGGTATCCGGGGCGACATCGGTCACTACCTCCGTGACAAACTCACGGACAAGCCGATCACGAAAGGACAGACCCTCCGCGTCCCGTTCGGGTTCGGCTTCATGAGCGGTCGTCAGAGCCAGGCGCTCCCGCTGAAGGTGGCCGATACGTCGCCGTCGGGGACCGTCGTCGTCACCGACTCGACCGAGATCACGGTGAGCGAGAAGCCCGCAGAGCAGATCCGCGAGACCGGCGGCGAGGGCGGAGCCGAGACGCCCGACGTGACCTACGAGGACATCGGCGGCCTCGACCGCGAACTCGAACAGGTCCGCGAGATGATCGAACTGCCGATGCGCCACCCCGAACTGTTCCGGCGCCTCGGCATCGACCCGCCCAAGGGCGTCCTCCTGCACGGCCCGCCCGGCACGGGGAAGACGCTGATCGCCAAGGCGGTGGCGAACGAAATCGACGCCCACTTCCACACCATCTCCGGCCCGGAGATCATGTCGAAATACTACGGCGAGAGCGAGGAGCAACTCCGCGACGCCTTCGAGGAGGCCGAGGAGAACGCCCCCGCCATCGTCTTCATCGACGAGATCGACTCCATCGCGCCCAAGCGGGGCGAGGCCGGCGGTGACGTGGAACGTCGCGTCGTCGCCCAACTCCTCTCGCTGATGGACGGGCTAGAGGAACGCGGCGAAGTCGTGGTCATCGGCGCGACCAACCGCGTCGACGCTATCGACCCCGCGCTCCGCCGCGGCGGTCGCTTCGACCGCGAGATCGAAATCGGCGTCCCCGACCGCGACGGGCGCCGCGAGATCCTGCAGGTCCACACCCGTAACATGCCGCTCACCGACGACGTGGACATCGACGCCTTCGCCGAGTCGACCCACGGCTTCGTCGGTGCCGACATCGAGGGACTCGCCAAGGAGGCCGCGATGAACGCGCTCCGGCGCATCCGGCCCCAGATCGACCTCGAGGAAGAGGAGATCGACGCCGAGATCCTCGAGAACTTGGAGGTCGACCAGGACGACTTCCAAGAGGCGATGAAGGGAATCGAGCCCTCCGCGCTACGGGAGGTGTTCGTCGAAGTCCCCGACGTGACCTGGGAGGACGTGGGCGGTCTGGAGGACACGAAAGAGCGCCTCCGCGAGACGATCCAGTGGCCGCTCGACTACCCCGAGGTGTTCGAAGCGATGGACATGGAGTCCGCGAAGGGCGTCCTCATGTACGGGCCGCCCGGAACCGGGAAGACCCTGCTCGCCAAGGCGGTGGCGAACGAGGCCGAGTCAAACTTCATCTCGATCAAAGGCCCCGAACTCCTCGATAAGTACGTCGGGGAGAGCGAGAAGGGGGTCCGCGAGATATTCAGCAAGGCCCGCGAGAACGCGCCGACGGTGATCTTCTTCGACGAGATCGACGCCATCGCGACCGAGCGCGGCCGTAACACCGGCGACTCGGGCGTCTCCGAGCGCGTCGTCTCGCAGCTCCTGACCGAACTCGACGGGCTGGAGACCCTAGAGGACGTGGTCGTGATCGCCACCTCGAACCGGCCCGACCTCATCGACTCCGCGCTGCTGCGTCCCGGCCGACTCGACCGGCACGTCCACGTGCCCGTCCCCGACGAGGAGGCCCGGCGCGCCATCTTCGAGGTGCACACCCGCGGCAAACCGCTCGCGGACGACGTGGACCTCGACAGTCTCGCCCGGCGGACGGAGAACTACGTCGGCGCCGATGTCGAAGCCGTCTGTCGCGAGGCTTCGATGGCCGCCAGCCGCGAGTTCATCAACAGCGTCTCGCCCGAGGAGATCGGCGAGTCCCTGGGGAACGTCCGCATCACGATGGACCACTTCGAGCAGGCGCTCGACGAGGTGACCGCGAGCGTCACCGACGACACCCGCGAGCGCTACCGCGAGATAGAGAAGCGCTTCACGAACGAGGACCCCGAGGTGGGTCCCGAGACCGAAGCCAGCCGGACGTTCCACTAG
- a CDS encoding MFS transporter: MSLSIRQRRAALWTLLAAGFLFVNFHRTATAVLADSLARTFDATGSQLGLLHASFFYIYAALQLPAGLVVDRYGSRWVGATGLAVLSVGTVWFARTDTLLAAFLARALVGFGGSVCYIATLRFCANWFRADEYATMTGYTVAAAGAGGILATTPLALAIDRVGWRLAILATGMVTAVVAVGIAGAVRDTPARAGYADASGVDTGRSTASLADIAANTRAVLREAETWLMGLLLFVVLGVNFTVLGLWGVPFIADTYGVSVARASTYLLVGNVGFVLGSPAIGALSDRTGRRTELIVVTVAAFALSYAALVTVPPLPVVGVALFVALLANGGVSLVFTVGKERHEPAVAGTVTGVINSLGYVGAATLPAVMGVVLDAYWTGEIINGARVYTVAGYRVAFGIATAVALLAVLAALWLHRRETRTAGGPTSVVGDD; encoded by the coding sequence ATGTCCCTCTCGATCCGGCAGCGCCGGGCCGCCCTGTGGACGCTTCTCGCGGCCGGCTTCCTCTTTGTCAACTTCCACCGGACCGCGACGGCCGTCCTCGCCGACTCCCTCGCCCGGACGTTCGACGCCACCGGCTCCCAACTCGGTCTGCTGCACGCGTCCTTTTTTTACATCTACGCCGCGCTCCAGTTGCCGGCGGGGCTCGTCGTCGACCGCTACGGATCGCGGTGGGTGGGCGCGACTGGGCTGGCCGTGCTGAGCGTCGGCACCGTCTGGTTCGCGCGAACCGACACGCTCCTCGCCGCCTTCCTCGCCCGGGCGCTGGTCGGCTTCGGCGGGAGCGTCTGCTACATCGCCACCTTGCGGTTCTGTGCGAACTGGTTCCGGGCGGACGAGTACGCGACCATGACGGGCTACACCGTCGCCGCGGCGGGCGCGGGTGGGATTCTCGCGACGACGCCGCTGGCGCTCGCCATCGACCGGGTCGGCTGGCGACTCGCCATCCTCGCGACCGGGATGGTGACGGCCGTCGTCGCCGTCGGTATCGCGGGCGCGGTGCGCGATACGCCGGCCAGGGCGGGGTATGCGGACGCGTCGGGGGTCGACACCGGGCGCTCGACCGCCTCGCTCGCCGATATCGCCGCCAACACCCGTGCCGTCCTCCGCGAGGCCGAGACGTGGTTGATGGGACTGCTCCTCTTCGTCGTACTCGGCGTCAACTTCACCGTCCTCGGCCTGTGGGGCGTGCCCTTCATCGCCGACACCTACGGCGTTTCGGTGGCGCGGGCGTCGACGTATCTCCTCGTCGGTAACGTCGGGTTCGTCCTCGGCTCGCCCGCCATCGGCGCGCTCTCCGACCGGACCGGCCGGCGGACGGAGCTCATCGTCGTGACCGTCGCCGCCTTCGCGCTGTCCTACGCCGCGCTGGTCACCGTCCCGCCCCTCCCCGTCGTCGGCGTCGCGCTCTTCGTCGCTCTGCTCGCCAACGGCGGCGTCTCCCTCGTGTTCACCGTCGGCAAGGAGCGACACGAACCGGCCGTCGCCGGCACCGTCACCGGCGTGATCAACAGCCTCGGCTACGTCGGCGCGGCGACGCTGCCGGCGGTCATGGGGGTGGTCCTCGACGCCTACTGGACGGGAGAGATCATCAACGGCGCGCGGGTCTACACCGTCGCCGGCTACCGCGTCGCCTTCGGCATCGCGACGGCTGTTGCTCTCCTCGCCGTCCTCGCCGCGCTCTGGCTCCACCGCCGCGAAACGCGGACGGCGGGCGGGCCGACGTCCGTCGTGGGCGACGACTGA
- a CDS encoding CBS domain-containing protein: protein MIDVPVSAVMTEAAPTVPPDTTATDAACRLRRADVHAVVVCNGDGIVGIVTESDIVAVVAEGGENPPVRSFMSAPVVTVGPNTPVGLAADRMRDAGVARLPVVEDGTYRGLVTGADVAPYLSRHRLDVDWQGDPLSLDGAGTPERSAE, encoded by the coding sequence ATGATCGACGTACCCGTCTCCGCGGTCATGACCGAGGCCGCCCCGACCGTCCCCCCGGACACGACTGCCACCGATGCCGCGTGTCGGCTCCGGCGGGCGGACGTTCACGCTGTCGTCGTGTGCAACGGCGACGGCATCGTCGGCATCGTGACCGAGTCTGACATCGTCGCCGTCGTCGCCGAAGGGGGCGAGAATCCACCCGTGCGGTCGTTCATGTCGGCGCCGGTGGTGACGGTCGGGCCGAACACGCCGGTCGGCCTCGCTGCCGACCGGATGCGCGACGCGGGCGTGGCCCGGCTCCCGGTCGTCGAGGACGGGACGTACCGGGGGCTCGTCACGGGAGCCGACGTGGCGCCGTACCTCTCGCGACACCGCCTCGACGTGGACTGGCAGGGCGACCCACTCTCGCTCGACGGCGCGGGGACGCCGGAGCGGTCGGCGGAGTGA
- a CDS encoding mechanosensitive ion channel family protein — MRHTGPLALVAAAVLYAGSRVVRRFGVDETLFGVALGPPTLLVLTVAATVLATYGAYRLVAGVLLGHTASKRRRHDVRNVLRLAFGVLGLIAGFGVVTRDWVSVLFSLGVVGFAITFALQGALASLIGWLYIVTKRPYGVGDRIAIEDTRGDVAAIDLFVTEVWEIDGDLVSSNQPSGRIITVPNSVVLSSHVVNFHGEGVPHVWNELSIQVAYETDLDFAAAVMEEVAEEYLGDEMAAGVAEYRERLAETPVELDVTDRPTVNVVQKESWVELHLRYLVHPRRGTRTRNALYRTILDRFNDNPDRVAFPVSRNR, encoded by the coding sequence ATGCGACACACCGGCCCGCTCGCACTCGTCGCCGCCGCCGTCCTCTACGCGGGGTCACGCGTCGTGCGTCGCTTTGGCGTCGACGAGACGCTTTTCGGCGTGGCGCTCGGTCCGCCGACGCTCCTCGTCCTGACCGTCGCCGCGACCGTTCTGGCCACCTACGGCGCCTACCGACTCGTCGCAGGCGTTCTCCTCGGTCACACCGCGAGCAAGCGCCGCCGTCACGACGTGCGGAACGTCCTCCGTCTCGCCTTCGGGGTGCTCGGTCTGATCGCCGGCTTCGGCGTCGTCACCCGTGACTGGGTGAGCGTCCTGTTCTCGCTGGGGGTCGTCGGCTTCGCGATCACCTTCGCCCTCCAAGGAGCGCTCGCCTCCCTCATCGGCTGGCTCTACATCGTGACCAAGCGGCCGTACGGCGTGGGCGACCGGATCGCCATCGAGGACACTCGCGGCGACGTGGCCGCCATCGACCTCTTCGTGACGGAGGTGTGGGAAATCGACGGCGATCTGGTCTCCAGCAACCAGCCATCGGGGCGTATCATCACGGTGCCGAACAGCGTGGTGCTCTCCTCGCACGTCGTCAACTTCCACGGCGAGGGCGTCCCGCACGTCTGGAACGAACTCTCGATACAGGTGGCCTACGAGACGGACCTCGATTTCGCCGCCGCGGTGATGGAGGAGGTGGCGGAGGAGTATCTCGGCGACGAGATGGCGGCGGGGGTCGCCGAGTACCGCGAGCGACTCGCCGAGACGCCCGTCGAACTCGACGTGACCGACCGGCCGACGGTCAACGTCGTCCAGAAGGAGTCGTGGGTCGAACTCCACCTGCGCTATCTCGTCCACCCGCGGCGCGGGACGCGGACGCGCAACGCCCTCTACCGGACGATACTCGACCGCTTCAACGACAACCCCGATCGGGTTGCCTTCCCCGTCAGTCGTAACCGTTAG
- a CDS encoding permease, with amino-acid sequence MTVVGTLTEGIRFAAEMGWETWWALVLGFTIAGAVETFVSEERMSAVLGGSGWRELGLGTLFGAASSSCSFGAVATTKSLFKKGASPIASLAAFQFASTNLVIELGLVMWILLGWEFVLADYVAGLLLIGLLALTFESVVPDAWFDRAREHLHASEGVRDPSCGMEVDPTDDDTVTLETERGREYFCSESCKAAYAESRRQFDATWRDRLLTRDGWRLASKNALGEWGMLWTDIVAGFLIAGLIGAAVPRAWWTTLFGVGAEGTLTWVVASAVVGVAVGVITFVCSVGNVPFALILWSNGIAFGGVMSFIFADLIVPTIVDAYRRYYGLRMAAVLFVSIFVTAVVSGVAIHYIWAGAGLIPPAGEAGGTAPGDYTTYLNTAFTLIFLGQVYVGYVSDVDVEAVDEGHTH; translated from the coding sequence GTGACGGTCGTCGGGACGCTAACCGAGGGGATTCGATTCGCCGCCGAGATGGGCTGGGAGACGTGGTGGGCGCTCGTCCTCGGGTTCACTATCGCGGGTGCCGTCGAGACGTTCGTGAGCGAGGAGCGGATGTCGGCCGTCCTCGGCGGGAGCGGGTGGCGCGAACTCGGCCTCGGGACCCTCTTTGGCGCCGCCTCCTCCTCGTGTTCGTTCGGTGCCGTCGCGACCACGAAGTCCCTGTTCAAGAAGGGTGCGTCGCCGATCGCTAGCCTCGCAGCCTTCCAGTTCGCCTCGACCAACCTCGTGATCGAACTCGGCCTGGTGATGTGGATTCTGCTCGGCTGGGAGTTCGTCCTCGCCGACTACGTCGCGGGCCTGCTTCTCATCGGCCTCCTCGCACTCACCTTCGAGTCCGTCGTCCCGGACGCGTGGTTCGACCGGGCGCGAGAGCACCTGCACGCCTCCGAGGGCGTCCGCGACCCGTCCTGTGGGATGGAAGTCGACCCTACCGACGACGACACCGTGACGCTTGAGACGGAGCGCGGCAGGGAGTACTTCTGCTCGGAGTCGTGCAAAGCGGCCTACGCGGAATCCCGGCGACAGTTCGACGCGACGTGGCGCGACCGTCTGCTCACCCGCGACGGCTGGCGACTCGCCTCGAAGAACGCCCTCGGCGAGTGGGGTATGCTGTGGACGGATATCGTGGCGGGCTTCCTGATCGCCGGTCTCATCGGCGCCGCCGTCCCGCGGGCGTGGTGGACGACGCTGTTCGGCGTCGGCGCCGAGGGAACCCTGACGTGGGTCGTCGCCAGCGCCGTCGTCGGCGTCGCCGTCGGCGTGATCACCTTCGTCTGTTCGGTTGGGAACGTTCCGTTCGCCCTGATCCTCTGGTCGAACGGCATCGCCTTCGGCGGCGTCATGAGCTTCATCTTCGCCGATCTGATCGTGCCGACCATCGTCGACGCCTACCGCCGCTACTACGGCCTCCGGATGGCGGCCGTCCTGTTCGTGAGCATCTTCGTCACCGCCGTGGTGTCGGGCGTCGCCATTCACTACATATGGGCGGGCGCAGGGTTGATCCCGCCCGCTGGCGAGGCGGGCGGCACCGCACCGGGCGACTACACCACCTACCTCAACACCGCCTTCACGCTCATCTTTTTGGGACAGGTGTACGTCGGCTACGTGAGCGACGTGGATGTGGAGGCGGTCGACGAGGGCCACACCCACTAA
- a CDS encoding DoxX family protein has protein sequence MAYDLSNPLAGEFEFGRVGSVAPVWIALLRAVVGWWFFHAGVTKLIESGLQFTFGPAYLRGMSDTVLGPLAVWMGTAIPGVIEAVVPLAETLIGLALLVGVLVRLAAFGGAVFMAFFWVGNAAFGHGVVNGDLMGLLLFVTLMVLDAGRYYGLDGVIERLAPVENHPRLGYLLG, from the coding sequence ATGGCGTACGACCTTTCGAACCCGCTGGCTGGCGAGTTCGAATTCGGCCGTGTCGGCTCGGTTGCGCCCGTCTGGATCGCACTCCTTCGGGCCGTCGTCGGCTGGTGGTTCTTCCACGCCGGCGTGACGAAGCTCATCGAGTCGGGACTGCAGTTCACGTTCGGCCCGGCGTACCTCCGTGGGATGAGTGACACCGTCCTCGGGCCGCTCGCGGTGTGGATGGGGACCGCCATCCCCGGCGTCATCGAGGCCGTCGTCCCCCTCGCGGAGACGCTGATCGGCCTCGCGTTGCTCGTCGGTGTCCTCGTCCGCCTCGCGGCGTTCGGAGGCGCCGTCTTCATGGCGTTCTTCTGGGTCGGCAACGCGGCCTTCGGCCACGGCGTCGTCAACGGCGACCTGATGGGCCTGCTGTTGTTCGTGACGCTGATGGTCCTCGACGCTGGCCGGTACTACGGCCTCGACGGCGTAATCGAGCGACTGGCACCCGTCGAGAACCACCCGCGGCTCGGATATCTGCTCGGCTGA
- a CDS encoding amidase — MHADPQPLVPLARSLRVGDRRPTALVDDLCDRLDAVDDEVSAFLPEPGRRNRLIREATALDARHDNPAGRPPLFGVPVGVKDIFHVDGYLTEAGSSVPPAAITGAESTAVTRLRDAGALHMGKAHTTEFAYFDPPPTRNPNDLEHTPGGSSSGSAAAVAAGCCPLALGSQTIGSVIRPAAFCGVVGYKPSYGRIPMDGVVPFAPSVDHVGTFTADVAGAARAASVLCDGWEPVAPDDPPVVGVVEGPYVEQATPAGRAGVDVGADALDAAGYEVRRVPMLSDIDDVNESHNALAAAEFALTHAEWHAEYGEAYAPETVGLIEEGRSVGVDELADARAARLELRDRIGERAREAGVDLLCSPAAPGPAPESIDDTGDPIMNLPWTNAGVPALTVPCGRVGDLPLGLQVLAPFGGDESLLAWGEDIAAAVADIGDLSG, encoded by the coding sequence ATGCACGCCGACCCTCAGCCGCTCGTCCCGCTCGCTCGCTCGCTCCGGGTAGGCGACCGGCGACCGACCGCGCTGGTCGACGACCTGTGTGACCGGCTCGACGCCGTCGACGACGAGGTGTCCGCCTTCCTCCCCGAACCCGGCCGCCGCAACCGGCTGATCCGGGAGGCAACCGCACTCGACGCCCGCCACGACAACCCCGCCGGCCGGCCGCCGCTGTTCGGCGTCCCCGTCGGTGTCAAAGACATCTTCCACGTCGACGGCTACCTCACCGAGGCGGGGTCGTCGGTGCCGCCGGCGGCCATCACCGGCGCCGAGTCGACGGCTGTCACCCGCCTCCGCGACGCCGGCGCGCTCCACATGGGCAAGGCCCACACCACCGAATTCGCGTACTTCGACCCGCCACCGACCCGGAACCCGAACGACCTCGAGCACACACCGGGCGGCTCCTCGAGCGGGTCGGCCGCCGCCGTCGCCGCCGGGTGCTGTCCGCTCGCGCTCGGCTCCCAGACCATCGGCTCCGTGATCCGGCCGGCGGCGTTCTGCGGTGTCGTCGGCTACAAACCCAGCTACGGTCGGATTCCGATGGACGGCGTCGTCCCCTTCGCGCCCTCCGTCGATCACGTCGGTACTTTCACCGCCGACGTGGCCGGCGCGGCCCGCGCCGCGAGCGTGCTCTGTGACGGCTGGGAACCGGTCGCTCCCGACGACCCGCCGGTCGTTGGCGTGGTCGAAGGGCCGTACGTCGAGCAGGCGACTCCGGCGGGGCGGGCGGGTGTCGACGTCGGCGCCGACGCCCTCGACGCGGCGGGCTACGAGGTTCGGCGCGTCCCGATGCTTTCGGATATCGACGACGTGAACGAGAGTCATAACGCGCTCGCGGCGGCGGAGTTCGCGCTCACGCACGCGGAGTGGCATGCCGAGTACGGCGAGGCGTACGCTCCGGAGACGGTTGGACTGATCGAGGAGGGTCGGTCGGTCGGCGTCGACGAACTCGCCGACGCCCGCGCCGCCCGTCTCGAACTTCGCGACCGGATCGGCGAGCGCGCTCGCGAGGCGGGGGTCGACCTGCTGTGTTCGCCCGCCGCCCCCGGTCCGGCGCCCGAGAGCATCGACGACACCGGCGATCCGATCATGAACTTGCCGTGGACCAACGCCGGCGTCCCCGCGCTGACGGTCCCGTGCGGTCGGGTGGGAGACCTGCCGCTTGGCCTGCAGGTTCTCGCGCCCTTCGGCGGCGACGAGTCGTTGCTGGCGTGGGGAGAGGATATCGCCGCCGCCGTCGCCGACATCGGCGACTTAAGTGGCTGA
- a CDS encoding tubulin/FtsZ family protein — protein MKFALVGVGQAGGKVMEAIMAYDDRTGVGFVADAIAVNTARADLIGLETTPLDRRILVGGTRLKGHGTGADNELGADVASEDLDEVMRAVDGVAVHDIDAFLVVAGLGGGTGSGAAPVIARELRRRYTEPVYGLGILPGRTEGSIYSLNAARSFVTFVDQVDNLLLFDNDAWREGGESLRTGYDRLNDELARRLGVLFSAGEVREGQAVGESVVDASEIINTLGSGGISTIGYAATAVDRPKARLFARRTPAPDVGDATNRVLSTVRRAALGRLTLPCELAGAERALLVVAGPPEYLDRRGIERARRWIEETTGSMEVRGGDYPLDSDYVAAVVLFSGLSNVPRIEELKGVAVETQRRMREIEAEAPEGLRDLTWSGDGDEGDLDPLF, from the coding sequence ATGAAATTCGCGCTCGTCGGCGTCGGCCAGGCTGGAGGGAAAGTGATGGAGGCGATCATGGCGTACGACGACCGGACGGGGGTGGGCTTCGTCGCCGACGCCATCGCCGTCAACACCGCCCGGGCGGACCTGATCGGCCTCGAAACGACGCCGCTCGACCGTCGAATCCTCGTCGGCGGCACCCGTCTCAAGGGCCACGGCACGGGCGCGGACAACGAACTCGGCGCCGACGTGGCGAGCGAGGATCTGGACGAGGTGATGCGCGCCGTCGATGGCGTCGCGGTCCACGACATCGACGCCTTTCTGGTCGTCGCCGGCCTCGGGGGCGGGACGGGAAGCGGCGCGGCACCCGTCATCGCGCGCGAACTGCGGCGCCGATACACCGAACCCGTCTACGGTCTCGGCATCCTCCCCGGTCGCACCGAGGGGAGCATCTACTCGCTCAACGCCGCCCGCTCGTTCGTGACGTTCGTCGATCAGGTGGACAACCTGCTGTTGTTCGACAACGACGCCTGGCGCGAGGGCGGCGAGAGCCTTCGGACGGGCTACGACCGACTCAACGACGAACTCGCCCGTCGGTTGGGCGTCCTCTTCTCCGCGGGCGAGGTGCGCGAAGGGCAGGCGGTCGGCGAGTCGGTCGTCGACGCCAGCGAGATCATCAACACGCTGGGAAGCGGCGGGATCTCGACGATCGGCTACGCCGCGACGGCAGTCGATCGCCCGAAGGCGCGCCTGTTCGCCCGACGGACGCCGGCACCCGACGTTGGCGACGCGACCAACCGAGTGCTCTCGACGGTCCGCCGGGCGGCGCTCGGCCGCCTGACACTGCCCTGTGAACTCGCGGGGGCCGAACGCGCCCTTCTCGTCGTCGCCGGCCCGCCGGAGTATCTGGACCGTCGCGGCATCGAACGCGCGCGCCGCTGGATCGAGGAGACGACAGGGAGCATGGAGGTTCGGGGCGGCGACTACCCCCTCGACTCGGACTACGTCGCAGCCGTCGTGCTGTTCTCGGGGCTCTCCAACGTGCCACGGATCGAGGAACTGAAAGGCGTCGCCGTCGAGACGCAGCGCCGAATGCGCGAAATCGAGGCCGAGGCGCCCGAAGGGTTGCGTGACCTCACCTGGAGCGGCGACGGCGACGAGGGGGACCTCGATCCCCTGTTCTGA
- the dph2 gene encoding diphthamide biosynthesis enzyme Dph2, with product MSQDASTEGDLRNTGMSLKHDREWDYELDRIVEAVEERNATKVGLQFPEGLKRRGPAVADDLRALTDDDVTYMLSGQPCYGACDLDTYLMRRTDVFVHFGHSPMKESDKIIYVPLFSNVDPFPMMEDAVAELPEDDVGLVTTAQHMNLFGDMKAWLEDEGYTVHTRKGDDRLTHEGQVLGCNYASADIDADQVLYVGGGKFHPLGLAMEHPDKKVVICDPVNNVVTVADTEKFMKQRYGAVHRAMDAEKWGVIFCTKIGQGRWDMAEEIVDDNDDAYLITMDEVTPDRLRNFDMDAFVNTGCPRITTDDGPQFHKPMLTPGEYRIAVGDEPLDSLSFDTFHGTW from the coding sequence ATGAGTCAGGACGCGTCTACCGAGGGGGACCTCCGGAATACGGGGATGTCGCTCAAACACGACCGGGAGTGGGACTACGAACTCGACCGCATCGTGGAGGCGGTCGAGGAGCGCAACGCCACGAAGGTCGGCCTGCAGTTCCCGGAGGGCCTGAAGCGTCGCGGCCCCGCCGTCGCCGACGACCTTCGGGCGCTCACCGACGACGACGTGACCTACATGCTCTCGGGCCAGCCCTGTTACGGCGCCTGCGATCTTGACACCTACCTCATGCGCCGGACGGACGTGTTCGTCCACTTCGGCCACTCGCCGATGAAGGAGTCGGACAAGATCATCTACGTCCCCCTGTTCTCGAACGTCGATCCGTTCCCGATGATGGAAGACGCCGTCGCGGAACTCCCCGAGGACGACGTGGGTCTGGTCACGACGGCCCAGCACATGAACCTCTTCGGTGACATGAAGGCGTGGCTGGAAGACGAGGGCTACACCGTCCACACCCGCAAGGGAGACGACCGGCTCACCCACGAGGGTCAGGTACTCGGCTGTAACTACGCCTCCGCCGACATCGACGCCGATCAGGTGCTCTACGTCGGCGGCGGGAAGTTCCACCCGCTCGGACTGGCGATGGAACATCCAGACAAGAAAGTCGTCATCTGTGATCCCGTCAACAACGTCGTCACCGTCGCGGACACGGAGAAGTTCATGAAACAGCGCTACGGCGCCGTCCACCGCGCGATGGACGCCGAGAAGTGGGGCGTCATCTTCTGTACGAAGATCGGGCAGGGCCGCTGGGACATGGCGGAGGAGATCGTCGACGACAACGACGACGCCTACCTCATCACGATGGACGAGGTGACGCCGGATCGCCTGCGCAACTTCGATATGGACGCCTTCGTCAACACCGGCTGTCCACGCATCACGACCGACGACGGCCCGCAGTTCCACAAGCCGATGCTCACGCCGGGCGAGTACCGCATCGCCGTCGGCGACGAACCCCTCGACTCCCTCTCGTTCGATACGTTCCACGGCACCTGGTGA